The following are from one region of the Synechococcus sp. CBW1108 genome:
- the recN gene encoding DNA repair protein RecN, with product MLTGLRLENIALIEGLELSFSAGFTVLTGETGAGKSILLDALDALLGGAQGSAGARLLRQGAERGVIEASFSLTPPVLNWLGQQQLEPEDELLLTREWRLTEERLTSRHRLNGVAVSRAQIQELRPLLLDLTVQGQTQQLGRPGQQRRWLDRFAGDPVQALLEPVATAWSQWKRAAAELDQARADFDQIEQKRALQEQVLADLEAAQLEDPQERQQLLAEENRLAHGVRLQEGVMALLGRLVEGAEQAPSVLDHLAVCEQELLLMEGLDGGVAPLRNLCSDSLSGLQELARNLDGYGAALDSDPESLGALQERMAQLKALERRHGEGLEALIALRDRLREQLAPGGGAASLAALELAEHGARQQRDRANAELSAARLQAASELERQLMEALRPMGLANVRFAVAINPAPAAEEGADGVQFQFSANPGVPLAPLAEVASGGEMSRFLLALKTCLAAADQHVTLLFDEIDTGVSGRVSGAMATLLARLAQRRQVFCVTHQPLVAAAADHHFRVAKQVEAGITHTRVSHLRDIRARQLELAELAGGDSGEARSYAASLLEKCSA from the coding sequence GTGCTGACTGGACTGCGTCTCGAGAACATCGCCCTGATCGAGGGGCTCGAGCTCAGTTTCTCCGCGGGTTTCACGGTGCTCACCGGCGAAACCGGGGCGGGCAAGTCGATCCTGCTCGATGCCCTCGATGCCCTGTTGGGCGGTGCCCAGGGCAGTGCGGGGGCCCGCTTGCTGCGCCAGGGTGCCGAGCGCGGCGTGATTGAGGCCAGCTTCAGCCTCACCCCTCCAGTTCTGAACTGGTTAGGGCAGCAGCAACTGGAGCCGGAAGATGAATTGCTGCTGACGCGGGAGTGGCGGCTCACGGAGGAGCGACTGACCAGCCGCCATCGTCTCAACGGTGTGGCGGTGAGTCGGGCCCAGATTCAGGAGCTGAGGCCCCTGCTGCTGGATCTCACCGTGCAGGGCCAAACCCAGCAACTGGGCCGACCTGGCCAGCAGCGGCGCTGGTTGGACCGTTTCGCTGGGGATCCCGTCCAGGCCCTGTTGGAGCCGGTGGCCACCGCCTGGAGCCAGTGGAAACGGGCAGCGGCGGAACTGGATCAGGCGCGCGCTGACTTTGACCAGATTGAGCAGAAGCGTGCCCTGCAGGAACAGGTACTGGCAGACCTGGAGGCCGCCCAGCTCGAGGATCCCCAGGAGCGCCAGCAGTTGCTGGCGGAGGAAAATCGCCTCGCCCACGGCGTGCGGCTGCAGGAAGGGGTGATGGCCCTGCTGGGTCGCCTGGTGGAGGGGGCGGAGCAGGCGCCCTCCGTGCTCGACCATCTTGCAGTCTGCGAGCAGGAGCTGCTCCTGATGGAGGGGCTCGACGGCGGGGTCGCCCCCTTGCGCAACCTCTGCAGTGATTCCCTTTCAGGCCTCCAGGAGCTGGCTCGCAACCTGGATGGCTATGGCGCTGCCCTCGACAGCGATCCCGAAAGCCTCGGGGCCCTACAGGAGCGGATGGCCCAGCTCAAGGCCCTCGAGCGCCGCCATGGCGAGGGGCTGGAGGCCCTGATCGCCCTGCGGGATCGCCTGCGGGAGCAGCTGGCTCCGGGGGGCGGTGCGGCATCCCTGGCGGCCCTGGAGTTGGCCGAGCATGGGGCCCGCCAGCAAAGGGATCGGGCCAATGCTGAGCTCAGTGCGGCCCGCCTTCAGGCCGCCAGTGAGCTCGAGCGGCAGCTGATGGAGGCCCTGCGGCCGATGGGCTTGGCCAATGTGCGCTTTGCGGTGGCTATCAATCCGGCGCCGGCGGCTGAGGAGGGGGCCGATGGGGTGCAGTTTCAGTTTTCCGCTAACCCGGGAGTGCCCCTGGCTCCCTTGGCAGAGGTGGCTTCTGGCGGCGAGATGTCCCGATTTCTGCTGGCGCTGAAAACCTGTCTGGCCGCAGCTGATCAGCACGTCACCCTGCTGTTTGACGAGATCGATACGGGAGTGAGTGGCAGGGTGAGTGGGGCCATGGCCACTTTGTTGGCCCGTCTGGCCCAGCGTCGCCAGGTGTTCTGCGTCACCCACCAGCCCCTGGTGGCCGCGGCGGCCGACCACCACTTCCGTGTTGCCAAGCAGGTGGAGGCAGGCATCACCCATACCCGGGTGTCCCACCTGCGGGACATCCGAGCCCGCCAGCTGGAACTCGCCGAGCTGGCGGGTGGGGATTCCGGCGAAGCCCGCAGCTATGCCGCCAGCCTGTTGGAGAAGTGTTCGGCATAG
- a CDS encoding AarF/ABC1/UbiB kinase family protein, with protein sequence MVSAPPEPAPEITPEAPAQGDKESPARSDKTELSDFIEAAGLLSYDPAAITRIYAGHPQRLIRRLWQTLVPIGLYLLGVWFDWFTGLLKGPDRARARAREAADLIASLGPAFIKAGQALSTRPDIVPPLLLEELAQLQDQLPGFDSALAMACIEDDLGAPVLEIYEQLDAEPISAASLGQVHKGVLKGGQEVAVKVQRPGLREQITLDLYIVRNIAAWLNQNVGLIRSDLVALIDELGKRVFEEMDYCNEAANAERFAALHAHNTRIAVPRIYHQATSRRVLTMEWIEGVKLTNLEAVRGIGVDPDEMVNIGVNCSLQQLLEHGFFHADPHPGNLLALSDGRLAYLDFGMMSEVSRESRTGLIQAVVHLVNRNFGKLSKDFVSLGFLAEDVNLEPIVPAFEKVFGQAIEQGVSRMDFKAVTDDLSGVMYRFPFRVPPYYALIIRSLVTLEGIALSVDSEFKILGAAYPYFARRLMEDPDPSLRQSLKEMLFDGDIFRWQRLDNLIASASQGSQLDLEGLLDQVLTFLFSANGGLLRQQLVEAVVFRMDAMAWHTTLRIGKRLPERLQPPGLRKHRLSDANEPLLDLEPVRQLTGILQALPGFEPQMLMRRLPRLLGEPQLRQMGIQLARGLAERSVVRLVRDVFVSA encoded by the coding sequence ATGGTGAGCGCCCCTCCTGAGCCAGCTCCGGAAATCACGCCTGAGGCCCCAGCTCAAGGCGACAAAGAGTCTCCCGCTCGAAGCGACAAAACCGAGCTCAGCGACTTCATCGAAGCGGCAGGCCTACTCAGCTACGACCCGGCCGCCATCACCCGGATCTACGCCGGCCACCCCCAGAGGCTGATCCGGCGCCTCTGGCAGACCCTGGTGCCGATTGGCCTCTACCTGCTGGGGGTCTGGTTTGACTGGTTCACCGGCCTGCTGAAGGGCCCCGATCGGGCCCGGGCCCGGGCCCGGGAAGCAGCAGATCTGATCGCCTCCCTGGGCCCCGCCTTCATCAAGGCCGGGCAGGCCCTCTCCACCCGGCCAGACATCGTGCCGCCGCTGTTGCTGGAGGAGCTGGCCCAACTTCAGGACCAACTTCCAGGCTTCGATTCAGCCCTGGCCATGGCCTGCATCGAGGATGACCTCGGTGCCCCGGTGCTGGAGATCTATGAACAGCTAGATGCAGAACCGATCTCCGCCGCCTCCCTCGGCCAGGTGCACAAAGGGGTGCTCAAGGGCGGTCAGGAGGTTGCGGTCAAAGTGCAACGACCGGGGCTGCGCGAACAGATCACGCTCGATCTCTACATCGTGCGCAACATCGCCGCCTGGCTGAACCAGAACGTGGGCCTGATCCGCAGCGACCTGGTGGCCCTGATCGATGAGCTGGGCAAGCGGGTGTTCGAGGAGATGGACTACTGCAATGAGGCGGCCAACGCCGAACGTTTCGCAGCCCTGCACGCCCACAACACCCGCATCGCCGTCCCCCGCATCTATCACCAGGCCACCAGCCGCCGGGTGCTCACCATGGAGTGGATCGAGGGGGTGAAACTCACCAACCTCGAGGCCGTGCGTGGCATCGGCGTTGACCCCGACGAAATGGTGAATATCGGTGTTAATTGCAGCTTGCAGCAATTGCTGGAGCACGGCTTTTTTCACGCCGACCCCCACCCGGGCAACCTGCTGGCCCTCTCTGACGGCCGCCTGGCCTACCTCGACTTCGGCATGATGAGCGAAGTGAGTCGCGAATCGCGCACGGGCCTGATCCAGGCGGTGGTGCACCTGGTCAATCGCAACTTCGGCAAGCTCAGTAAGGATTTCGTCAGCCTGGGCTTTCTTGCCGAAGACGTCAATCTCGAGCCGATCGTGCCGGCCTTCGAGAAGGTCTTCGGCCAGGCGATCGAGCAGGGCGTCAGCCGCATGGATTTCAAAGCCGTTACCGACGACCTCTCCGGGGTGATGTATCGCTTCCCCTTCCGGGTGCCGCCCTATTACGCCCTGATCATCCGCTCCCTGGTGACCCTGGAGGGGATCGCCCTGAGCGTGGATTCTGAATTCAAGATTCTTGGCGCCGCCTATCCCTATTTCGCCCGGCGACTGATGGAGGATCCCGATCCCAGCCTGCGTCAAAGCCTCAAGGAAATGCTCTTCGACGGCGACATCTTCCGCTGGCAGCGGCTCGACAACCTGATTGCCAGCGCCTCCCAGGGCAGCCAGCTGGATCTTGAGGGGCTACTGGATCAGGTGCTGACCTTCCTGTTTTCAGCCAATGGGGGGCTGCTGCGCCAGCAACTGGTGGAAGCGGTGGTTTTCCGCATGGACGCCATGGCCTGGCACACCACCTTGCGGATCGGCAAACGGTTACCGGAGAGGCTCCAGCCCCCTGGCCTGCGCAAGCACCGGCTGAGCGACGCCAACGAGCCGCTGCTGGACCTTGAACCGGTGCGGCAATTAACGGGAATTCTCCAGGCCCTGCCGGGTTTTGAGCCCCAGATGCTGATGCGGCGCCTGCCCAGGCTTCTGGGCGAACCCCAATTGCGCCAGATGGGCATTCAACTTGCCCGTGGCCTGGCTGAACGCAGTGTGGTGCGCCTGGTGCGCGATGTGTTCGTCTCCGCCTGA
- a CDS encoding alpha/beta hydrolase, with the protein MHRTRVLGRTAAAAVMGMSLLGGLGIWSPPTAGAAENLVFVSGAFRRSIPVADLEKLAATGQAQGLLADVLRFSNQNPKTVGQLLNQSVKLPVTLVSRLLNTRIGEAILERLAQIVFPLNASQAGVVALRSGLVMGVVEGNGSISAISFFRAYPVREMEVSIPALMNLIRKASSITDLVRFFSESPLDGLRGETPKGTP; encoded by the coding sequence ATGCATAGGACTCGGGTGCTGGGCCGTACGGCGGCAGCCGCCGTGATGGGCATGAGCCTGCTGGGGGGCCTGGGGATCTGGTCGCCACCCACCGCCGGTGCCGCTGAGAATCTCGTCTTCGTCAGCGGGGCATTTCGGCGCTCGATCCCCGTGGCCGATCTGGAGAAACTGGCCGCCACCGGCCAGGCCCAGGGCCTGCTTGCCGATGTGCTGAGATTCAGCAACCAAAATCCCAAGACCGTTGGCCAGCTGCTCAACCAGTCGGTGAAGCTGCCGGTCACACTGGTCAGCAGGCTGCTGAACACCCGCATCGGTGAGGCCATCCTCGAGCGACTGGCCCAGATTGTTTTTCCCCTCAACGCATCTCAAGCTGGTGTCGTTGCCCTTCGCTCCGGCCTGGTCATGGGTGTGGTGGAGGGCAATGGTTCGATCTCAGCCATTTCCTTTTTCCGGGCCTACCCGGTTCGGGAAATGGAGGTGAGCATCCCTGCCCTGATGAACCTGATCCGCAAGGCCAGCTCAATCACCGACCTGGTGCGCTTCTTCTCCGAATCCCCCCTCGATGGCCTGCGCGGCGAGACCCCTAAAGGCACACCGTAG
- the thrC gene encoding threonine synthase → MQDWPGLIEAYRRWLPVSDKTPVITLREGATPLIPAPLIAERIGRKVKVFLKYDGLNPTGSFKDRGMTMAISKAKEEGSEAVICASTGNTSAAAAAYARRGGMRAFVLIPDGYVAQGKLAQALLYGAEVIAIQGNFDRALAIVQDMASKYPITLVNSVNPYRLQGQKTAAFEVIEALGEAPDWLCIPVGNAGNISAYWMGFNEYKAAGRSRKLPRMMGFQAAGSAPLVLGHSVDQPDTIATAIRIGNPVNRDKALKVKDESGGDFMAVTDAEIIDAYKLLGSGEGVFCEPASAASVAGLLKRREEVPPGATVVCVLTGNGLKDPTTAIEHNDARFHTGLAADTAKVAEVMGF, encoded by the coding sequence ATGCAGGACTGGCCGGGCCTGATTGAGGCCTATCGCCGTTGGTTGCCGGTCAGCGACAAGACGCCGGTGATCACCCTGCGCGAGGGAGCCACTCCCCTGATCCCCGCTCCCTTGATCGCAGAGCGCATCGGCAGAAAGGTGAAGGTATTCCTGAAATACGACGGTCTCAATCCCACCGGCTCCTTCAAGGACCGGGGCATGACGATGGCGATCTCCAAGGCCAAGGAGGAGGGCTCAGAAGCGGTGATCTGCGCCAGCACCGGCAACACCTCGGCCGCTGCCGCCGCCTATGCCCGCCGCGGCGGCATGCGGGCCTTTGTGCTGATCCCAGATGGCTACGTTGCCCAGGGAAAACTGGCCCAAGCTCTGCTCTATGGCGCCGAGGTAATCGCCATCCAGGGCAACTTTGATCGGGCGCTTGCAATTGTGCAGGACATGGCCAGTAAGTATCCAATCACCCTGGTGAATTCGGTCAATCCATACCGCCTCCAGGGCCAAAAGACAGCAGCCTTTGAAGTTATAGAAGCCCTTGGGGAAGCGCCAGATTGGCTCTGCATCCCCGTTGGCAATGCTGGCAACATCAGTGCCTACTGGATGGGATTCAACGAATACAAGGCAGCTGGCCGCAGCAGGAAATTGCCGCGGATGATGGGATTTCAGGCCGCCGGCTCTGCCCCCCTGGTGCTGGGCCATTCGGTGGACCAACCAGACACGATCGCCACAGCGATCCGGATTGGCAACCCAGTAAACAGGGACAAGGCTCTCAAGGTAAAAGACGAAAGTGGGGGGGATTTCATGGCCGTAACTGATGCCGAAATCATTGACGCCTACAAGCTGCTCGGCTCTGGTGAAGGGGTGTTCTGTGAACCCGCCAGTGCCGCCTCGGTAGCTGGGTTGTTGAAGCGTCGAGAGGAAGTGCCCCCGGGCGCAACGGTGGTGTGCGTGCTGACCGGTAACGGCCTCAAGGACCCAACCACTGCCATCGAACACAACGATGCCCGCTTTCACACCGGTCTGGCGGCGGATACGGCCAAAGTTGCAGAGGTGATGGGCTTTTAA
- the dnaN gene encoding DNA polymerase III subunit beta translates to MKLVCSQSELSSSLQLVSRAVASRPTHPVLANVLLTADAGTGRLSLTGFDLSLGIQTSFSASVETSGAITLPSKLFGEIVSRLASDNPITLHCEEGTEQVELTSVSGSYQMRGMPAEDFPDLPLVQSGTPIRLEAEALVKGLRATLFASSSDESKQILTGVHLRLDHQGLECAATDGHRLAVLCLAHAGAPAQAEDGEPGEPFAVTVPARSLRELERLLSGRQSDEPLSLFYDRGQVVFLWADQVLTSRSLDGTYPNYRQLIPDGFSRTISLDRRALVSALERVAVLADQHNNVVKFSADPATGQLLIQADAQDVGSGSEAVAAEITGEGVQIAFNVRYLLDGLKTMAADKVLLQCNAPTTPAILTPGDGAQFTYLVMPIQIRS, encoded by the coding sequence ATGAAGCTGGTCTGTTCCCAATCCGAACTGAGCTCCAGTCTCCAGCTGGTGAGCCGGGCGGTGGCGAGTCGCCCGACCCACCCGGTGCTTGCCAACGTGCTGCTCACTGCCGATGCGGGCACTGGACGCCTGAGCCTCACTGGTTTTGACCTCAGCCTCGGCATTCAGACCAGCTTCTCCGCCAGCGTGGAAACCAGCGGCGCCATCACCCTGCCGTCCAAGTTGTTTGGGGAAATTGTCTCGAGGCTCGCCAGTGACAATCCGATCACCCTCCACTGTGAGGAGGGGACTGAGCAGGTTGAGCTCACCAGTGTTTCCGGCAGCTACCAGATGCGAGGCATGCCGGCGGAGGATTTCCCTGACCTTCCCCTGGTGCAGAGCGGCACCCCAATCCGACTGGAGGCTGAGGCGCTGGTGAAGGGCCTGCGGGCCACCCTGTTTGCCAGCAGCAGTGATGAGTCCAAGCAGATTCTCACCGGTGTGCACCTGCGGCTGGATCACCAGGGGCTCGAGTGTGCCGCCACCGACGGCCATCGCCTCGCCGTTCTCTGCCTGGCCCACGCCGGTGCCCCCGCTCAGGCCGAAGACGGTGAACCAGGTGAACCATTCGCGGTCACCGTGCCGGCTCGCTCCCTGCGCGAACTGGAGCGCCTGCTCTCCGGCCGCCAGTCGGACGAGCCCCTGAGCTTGTTTTATGACCGGGGCCAGGTGGTGTTTCTCTGGGCTGATCAGGTGCTCACCAGTCGCAGCCTGGATGGCACCTATCCCAACTACCGGCAACTGATCCCCGATGGGTTTAGCCGCACCATCAGCCTTGATCGCCGCGCCCTTGTGTCTGCCCTGGAGAGAGTGGCCGTACTCGCAGATCAGCACAACAACGTGGTGAAATTCAGCGCGGATCCGGCCACCGGCCAGCTGCTGATCCAGGCCGATGCCCAGGATGTGGGAAGTGGCTCTGAGGCCGTAGCGGCCGAGATCACAGGGGAAGGGGTCCAGATCGCCTTCAACGTGCGCTACCTGCTCGATGGTCTCAAGACGATGGCTGCCGACAAGGTGTTGCTGCAGTGCAACGCCCCCACCACACCGGCGATCCTTACGCCTGGCGACGGTGCCCAGTTCACCTACCTGGTGATGCCCATCCAGATCCGCAGCTGA
- a CDS encoding RNA methyltransferase: protein MGKLPEQLLLSELLRRRVRCHQGLDHGAGLQVWMHPPVHRVLGWISRPSAFGSRRLVWKLNQLRGLIDLEVLVQGEPAETEQGVVERLPCLIEAEVLDRRQQPMGTLADAAIELATGRIRHYLLSRSDPRLPGSSRWRLSLDRLVDQQPGRVWTNVEGLDDLPLARASVRQDVLRRSRRWREQMQQVSGRFEEKLEGWLEETPWQEPGSPPEPAQQEAQPSRSRDDDPWI, encoded by the coding sequence GTGGGCAAGCTTCCGGAGCAGTTGCTGTTGAGTGAGCTGCTGCGCAGACGGGTGCGCTGCCACCAGGGGTTGGACCACGGGGCCGGCCTCCAGGTGTGGATGCATCCCCCTGTTCATCGGGTGCTGGGCTGGATCTCGAGGCCTTCAGCGTTTGGTTCCCGCCGGCTGGTTTGGAAGCTCAACCAGCTGCGCGGCTTGATCGACCTGGAAGTGTTGGTGCAGGGGGAGCCGGCCGAAACGGAACAGGGGGTGGTCGAGAGGTTGCCCTGCCTGATCGAGGCCGAGGTGCTCGACCGGCGGCAGCAACCGATGGGCACCCTGGCGGATGCCGCCATCGAGTTGGCCACCGGCCGTATTCGCCATTACCTCTTGAGCCGCAGCGATCCCCGCCTGCCCGGCAGCAGCCGCTGGCGGCTCAGCTTGGATCGCCTGGTCGATCAGCAGCCAGGCCGGGTATGGACCAATGTCGAGGGTCTCGACGACCTGCCCCTGGCCAGGGCGAGTGTGCGGCAGGACGTTTTGCGGCGCTCCCGGCGCTGGCGAGAGCAGATGCAGCAGGTGAGTGGTCGTTTTGAGGAGAAACTCGAAGGATGGTTGGAGGAAACCCCTTGGCAGGAGCCGGGTAGCCCCCCTGAGCCAGCCCAGCAGGAAGCCCAGCCCAGCCGTTCCCGAGATGACGATCCCTGGATCTGA
- the purL gene encoding phosphoribosylformylglycinamidine synthase subunit PurL, with protein MVAAPAYSVPEALKKENLSQADYDEICRRLGRAPNRAELGMFGVMWSEHCCYRNSRPLLAGFPTTGPRILVGPGENAGVVDLGEGQRLAFKIESHNHPSAVEPFQGAATGVGGILRDIFTMGARPIALLNALRFGPLEDGRNVGLMEGVVAGIAHYGNCVGVPTVGGEVAFDPSYSGNPLVNAMALGLMETEQIVCSGAEGVGYPVVYVGSTTGRDGMGGASFASAELTEASLDDRPAVQVGDPFLEKGLIEACLEAFASGDVVAAQDMGAAGLTCSCSEMAAKGGLGIELDLDRVPARETGMTAYEFLLSESQERMLFVVKPGTEEVLMERFTRWGLQAAVVGRVLQENVVRVLQNGEVAAEVPASALADDTPINHHELLSEPPAEIQAHWRWREDQLPAELPISWNGALLELLDDPTIASKRWVYRQYDHQVQVNTVVPPGGADAAVVRLRPQQGEGAMAASSRGVAAVVDCPNRWVALDPERGAMAAVAEAARNLSCVGAEPLAITDNLNFPSPETSTGYWQLAMACRGLSAACTALDTPVTGGNVSLYNETRLPDGSMQPIQPTPVVGMVGLVHDLAQLRGLAWREAGDAIWLLGVPLASQAGAAIEERVSLSGSSYLERIHGLVTGRPPLIDLALERQVQAFLRQAIGANLVNSAHDLSDGGLAVAAAECCIASGLGAQLQLPPSGDRLDRLLFAEGGARILVSVAPAAAQRWQAALAAAAVPAQPIGTVTALASLRISQAGSLLVDQGIGELQTCYEQAIPRRMGGDLVQNASSF; from the coding sequence GTGGTCGCCGCTCCCGCCTATTCCGTTCCCGAGGCACTGAAAAAGGAGAACCTCAGCCAGGCCGATTACGACGAGATCTGCCGCCGCCTGGGCCGGGCCCCCAACCGGGCCGAACTGGGCATGTTTGGGGTGATGTGGTCGGAGCACTGCTGCTACCGCAACTCGCGGCCCCTGCTTGCGGGCTTCCCCACCACCGGCCCCCGCATCCTGGTGGGCCCTGGCGAGAACGCCGGCGTGGTGGATCTGGGCGAGGGCCAGCGCCTGGCCTTCAAGATCGAGAGCCACAACCACCCCTCGGCGGTGGAGCCGTTCCAGGGGGCGGCCACGGGTGTGGGCGGCATCCTGCGCGACATCTTCACCATGGGAGCCCGGCCGATCGCCCTGCTCAATGCCCTGCGTTTTGGGCCCTTGGAGGACGGGCGCAACGTGGGCCTGATGGAGGGCGTGGTGGCCGGCATCGCCCACTACGGCAACTGCGTGGGCGTGCCCACCGTGGGCGGTGAGGTGGCCTTCGATCCCAGCTACTCCGGCAACCCTCTGGTGAACGCCATGGCCCTGGGGCTGATGGAAACCGAGCAGATCGTCTGCTCCGGCGCCGAGGGCGTGGGCTACCCGGTGGTGTACGTGGGCAGCACCACCGGCCGCGACGGCATGGGCGGCGCCAGCTTTGCGTCCGCCGAGCTCACCGAGGCCTCCTTGGATGATCGGCCCGCCGTGCAGGTGGGTGATCCGTTTCTCGAGAAAGGGTTAATTGAGGCCTGCCTGGAGGCCTTCGCGAGCGGCGATGTGGTGGCCGCCCAGGACATGGGCGCCGCCGGCCTCACCTGCAGCTGCTCGGAGATGGCCGCCAAGGGGGGGCTGGGCATCGAGCTGGACCTCGATCGCGTGCCCGCCCGCGAGACCGGCATGACGGCCTATGAGTTTCTGCTCAGCGAATCCCAGGAGCGGATGTTGTTTGTGGTGAAGCCCGGCACGGAGGAGGTGCTGATGGAGCGTTTCACCCGCTGGGGCCTGCAGGCGGCCGTGGTGGGCAGGGTGCTGCAGGAAAATGTGGTGCGGGTGCTCCAGAACGGGGAGGTGGCGGCCGAGGTGCCCGCCAGCGCCCTGGCCGACGACACCCCGATCAACCACCACGAATTGCTCAGTGAGCCTCCGGCCGAGATCCAGGCCCACTGGCGCTGGCGCGAAGACCAGTTGCCAGCTGAGCTGCCGATCAGCTGGAACGGTGCCCTGCTGGAGCTGCTAGACGACCCCACCATCGCTTCGAAGCGATGGGTGTATCGCCAATATGACCACCAGGTGCAGGTCAACACCGTGGTGCCCCCTGGCGGTGCCGATGCGGCCGTGGTGCGGCTGCGTCCCCAGCAGGGGGAGGGCGCCATGGCGGCATCGAGCCGTGGCGTGGCAGCCGTGGTGGATTGCCCCAACCGCTGGGTGGCCCTCGACCCCGAGCGGGGGGCCATGGCGGCGGTGGCTGAAGCTGCCCGCAACCTCAGCTGCGTCGGCGCTGAGCCCCTGGCGATTACCGACAATCTCAACTTCCCCTCGCCGGAAACATCCACCGGTTACTGGCAGCTGGCGATGGCCTGCCGCGGCCTTTCGGCCGCCTGCACGGCGCTCGACACGCCAGTCACCGGCGGCAACGTCTCTCTCTACAACGAAACTCGCCTGCCCGATGGCTCCATGCAGCCCATCCAGCCCACGCCGGTGGTGGGCATGGTGGGCCTGGTGCACGATCTGGCCCAGCTGCGGGGCCTGGCCTGGCGCGAAGCCGGTGATGCCATCTGGCTGCTCGGGGTGCCCCTGGCAAGCCAGGCTGGCGCCGCCATTGAGGAAAGGGTGAGCCTCTCTGGCAGCAGCTACCTGGAGCGCATCCATGGTTTGGTGACTGGTCGCCCGCCGCTGATCGACCTGGCATTGGAACGGCAGGTGCAGGCGTTCCTGCGCCAGGCCATTGGCGCCAACCTGGTCAATTCCGCCCACGACCTCAGCGATGGCGGCCTGGCGGTGGCTGCAGCGGAGTGCTGCATTGCCAGTGGCCTTGGCGCCCAGCTCCAACTGCCCCCCAGTGGCGATCGCCTGGATCGCCTGCTGTTTGCCGAGGGCGGTGCCCGCATCCTGGTCAGCGTGGCGCCTGCGGCGGCCCAGAGGTGGCAGGCGGCGCTCGCCGCTGCTGCCGTTCCGGCCCAGCCGATTGGGACAGTCACGGCCCTGGCCTCCCTGAGGATCAGCCAGGCCGGCAGCTTGCTGGTGGATCAGGGAATTGGGGAGCTGCAGACCTGCTATGAGCAGGCCATCCCCCGGCGCATGGGTGGGGATCTGGTGCAGAATGCCAGCTCCTTCTGA